The following coding sequences lie in one Streptomyces sp. NBC_00510 genomic window:
- a CDS encoding GatB/YqeY domain-containing protein: MTTTLKKRLHDDLTAAIKGRDELTSSTLRLTLTAITKEEVAGKEARELSDDEVLKVIAREAKKRREAADAFEQGGRKEAAERELAEREVLDAYLPKQLDDAELAGIVAAAIKESGAEGPKAIGAVMKIVNPKVAGLAEGGRVAAEVRKQLAGG, from the coding sequence ATGACCACCACGCTCAAGAAGCGTCTGCACGACGACCTCACGGCTGCCATCAAGGGGCGGGACGAACTGACCTCGTCCACCCTCCGTCTCACCCTCACCGCGATCACCAAGGAGGAGGTCGCGGGCAAGGAGGCGCGCGAGCTCTCCGACGACGAGGTGCTGAAGGTGATCGCCCGCGAGGCGAAGAAGCGCCGGGAGGCCGCCGACGCCTTCGAGCAGGGCGGCCGCAAGGAGGCCGCGGAGCGTGAGCTGGCCGAGCGCGAGGTACTGGACGCCTACCTGCCCAAGCAGCTGGACGACGCGGAGCTGGCCGGCATCGTCGCCGCGGCGATCAAGGAGTCGGGGGCCGAAGGGCCGAAGGCGATCGGCGCGGTCATGAAGATCGTGAACCCGAAGGTCGCCGGCCTGGCCGAGGGCGGCCGGGTCGCCGCCGAGGTGCGCAAGCAGCTCGCGGGCGGCTGA
- a CDS encoding metallophosphoesterase, giving the protein MRARYGVPLGITAAGAACVAYAAGIEARSFRLRRVAVPVLPAGMRPIRVLQVSDIHMVRGQNKKRRWLQSLAGLRPDFVVNTGDNLSDPQGVPELLDALGPLLDLPGAYVFGSNDYYGPTPRNPARYLVERLRGAHGLNGQNNPAIGVIRNPWEEIRDAFDVAGWVGVNNTRGRLKLDDGIEIAFAGLDDPHIRRDRYAAIAGGPDADADLSLAVVHAPYLRVLDSFTADRYPLILAGHTHGGQLCIPFYGALVTNCDIDADRVKGLSTHEATGHRSYLHVSAGCGTNRYTPVRFACPPEATLLTLTPGA; this is encoded by the coding sequence ATGCGCGCGCGATACGGAGTACCCCTGGGCATCACAGCTGCCGGTGCGGCCTGCGTGGCCTACGCGGCCGGAATCGAGGCGCGGTCGTTCCGGCTGCGCAGGGTGGCGGTGCCGGTGCTGCCGGCCGGGATGCGGCCGATCCGCGTCCTGCAGGTCTCCGACATCCACATGGTCCGCGGTCAGAACAAGAAGCGCCGCTGGCTGCAGTCGCTGGCCGGGCTCCGCCCCGACTTCGTCGTGAACACCGGCGACAACCTCTCCGACCCCCAGGGCGTCCCCGAGCTGCTGGACGCCCTCGGGCCGCTGCTCGACCTCCCCGGGGCGTACGTCTTCGGCTCCAACGACTACTACGGCCCCACCCCGCGCAACCCCGCCCGCTACCTCGTCGAGCGCCTCCGGGGCGCGCACGGCCTCAACGGCCAGAACAACCCCGCCATCGGCGTCATCCGCAACCCCTGGGAGGAGATCCGCGACGCCTTCGACGTGGCCGGCTGGGTCGGGGTCAACAACACCCGCGGCCGCCTCAAGCTCGACGACGGCATCGAGATCGCCTTCGCGGGCCTCGACGACCCCCACATCCGCCGCGACCGCTACGCCGCCATCGCCGGCGGCCCCGACGCGGACGCCGACCTCTCGCTCGCGGTCGTCCACGCCCCGTACCTGCGCGTGCTCGACTCCTTCACGGCCGACCGCTACCCGCTGATCCTCGCCGGGCACACGCACGGCGGCCAGCTGTGCATCCCCTTCTACGGCGCCCTCGTCACCAACTGCGACATCGACGCGGACCGGGTCAAGGGCCTGTCCACCCACGAGGCCACCGGCCACCGCTCCTACCTGCACGTCTCCGCAGGCTGCGGCACCAACCGCTACACCCCGGTCCGCTTCGCCTGCCCGCCCGAGGCCACCCTGCTCACCCTGACGCCGGGCGCCTGA
- a CDS encoding NAD(P)H-binding protein → MKIAVAGGTGVAGRFVVEAVRARGHEPVVLSRGQGVDLVSGSGLDTALTGADAVIDVSNVTTNRKSVAVGFFEKAGRNLIGAAERAGVRHLVTPSIVGVDRVGHPYYTGKLRQEEIIRGGPVPWTIMRATQFYEFVGQALSGVPGPIALVPTAPVQPIAVREVAEALVDLALEPPKGMAPELAGPQVESLVDLARRLIAAGGARRRPVVPLYFPGGMRSGGLLPTGPGPRGTQTFAEWLNAQSAAKPS, encoded by the coding sequence GGGGTGGCCGGACGTTTCGTGGTGGAGGCCGTGCGGGCCCGCGGACACGAGCCCGTGGTGCTGTCACGCGGACAGGGTGTCGACCTGGTGAGCGGGTCGGGGCTGGACACGGCGCTGACCGGGGCCGACGCGGTGATCGACGTCAGCAACGTGACCACGAACCGCAAGTCGGTGGCCGTCGGCTTCTTCGAGAAGGCGGGACGGAACCTCATCGGTGCGGCCGAGCGTGCCGGGGTCCGGCACCTCGTGACGCCGTCGATCGTGGGGGTCGACCGGGTCGGGCACCCCTACTACACGGGCAAGTTGCGCCAGGAGGAGATCATCCGGGGCGGGCCGGTGCCATGGACCATCATGCGGGCGACGCAGTTCTACGAGTTCGTGGGTCAGGCGCTGAGCGGTGTCCCCGGACCGATCGCGCTGGTGCCGACGGCGCCGGTCCAGCCCATCGCCGTACGGGAAGTGGCCGAGGCCCTCGTCGACCTCGCCCTCGAACCGCCGAAGGGGATGGCCCCCGAGCTCGCGGGCCCGCAGGTCGAGTCCCTGGTCGACCTGGCCCGGCGCCTCATCGCCGCGGGCGGCGCGCGCCGCCGTCCGGTCGTGCCCCTGTACTTCCCCGGCGGGATGCGCAGCGGTGGCCTGTTGCCGACCGGCCCCGGCCCCCGCGGCACCCAGACGTTCGCCGAGTGGCTCAATGCGCAGAGCGCGGCGAAGCCCTCATGA